The genome window AGCTGCAAGgtattaatgaatgaatgaatgaatgaaggaaTTAAATTAACGATTGAATAATTAAAGAAGGTAATTTGAGTGacttgttttctctctgtctcctgacctctaacctctataCTTTGCCTTTCCCCAGACactagaggaactaacagacagctacagaaaccacagctttgacctggccaagactgtttctcaatacacacacacagagcaggaggTCCGCcagatcaggtgtgtgtgtgtgtgtgtgtgtgtgtgtgtgtgtgtgtgtgtgtgtgtgtgtgtgtgtgtgtgtgtgtgtgtgtgtgtgtgtgtgtgtgtgtgtgtgtgtgtgtgtgtgtgtgtgtgtgtgtgtgtgtgtgtgtgtgtgtgtgtgtgtgtttgtaatgctATCACTGCATCCTGCAGGATAACTGTATCGGAGCTGAAGGACGAGATCAGGAGTCTGATTCTCCGGGAGAGACATCACACACCTActgttacactacacacagcaggtaagagacacacacctactattacactacacacagcagtaagagacacacacacatatctcacCTGAGTAGTATAACCCTGTTTGTCTATTAACCCCCCCTCCAGTTCCAGCATTAGCTGCCTTCTCCCGCTGTAAAGATGCCAGGGGTCAAAAGGCGGCGCCAGACTCTGACTCTGACGACTTCAGTCCCACCCCCAGTCTGGCTGAGGTCAGCTCTGATGACCTGTCCTGGCTGGATGACAGAGACACAGgtatactcacacactcacactttgCTCCTGTCAGTGAGGATCAGAATGAGTCCCATTATGGGTCCAGTTTGTTTCAGAGGAACAGAAAGTGTTGTAACCCTctcccatacacaccacacatgtACATTTGGGCTGTAGATCTAACCGTTTCAGTGACTCATCACAACATGTCTGACTCACCAAGGAACAGGAGGCTGGCTTAACAGtgtacatgtgtctgtgtgtgcatgcgtgcctaCCTGATTTGTGTGTTCGCACCATAGATCTAGCACAAAGGAAGAGTGAACTCTTGGTAGTTTTTGGATGCGGGTTCATGTAAGACACACACCAGTGACCTCCATTAAATGTGTGTTATGTGACTGACTGTAACTCTGCTTGCCTGAGAAGAGGACCGAGAATCCCTCATTTCCTCTCCATCCATGTCTGCTGGTCAGCAGTTTgagaaacgtgtgtgtgtgtttggatgggATCCTAAACActtcctgtagtgtgtgtgtgtggcatcatcTAATCTAATTATCCTGTCCGCATGTGCCTCAATTGCTCTGGGAAACATTTAGAGGTCTGATCCCAATCTCTCTTACAGGAACACTACTGATAAAACCCTTGGGactagtacacatacacacacgttgacagttcttctctctttCAGCTCCTCCTCTAGCAGTACCTCGGGTACATCAGAGCTCTCATTCTGCAGGAAATGACCTCAGAGGACCAGGAAGTGGcctggatgatgatgatgattgatgATGATGGAAACCTTGAGTTGGGGTCAGACAGCCCCCCCGACCTCAGCCTCAATGACCTTTGAGAGGCTTTGTCATGCCAGTGTTCTAGAATGCTATGAGTTCTTTCTTTGAGAAGTTTTTGGGCACGAACCTCAAACCCTGACTAAAGAGGATGATGAAAAGGCTGAACTCTGCTTGAGAAAAAGAAAGCACCTTATTTTAAAAACTCCTATGTGATTATGCTCTGTCTGTTGTCTTGTGTTTTTTGGGAAAAGGTGTACAATAGTGTTTTGTATTACACACCAATAGTATTTAACTCAACAGTGTGGCAGCATTCTGTGATTGTCTTAATGAATTACATCTGGGGAAAGCTTTGATTTCACTGACGATATACAACTTGATGATCACTGGTGTTTTTGAGTCTTAGTAAAAGTAAACATCAGtccaccatatgttttactatctaAGGCTGATGCAAATCAGTGAGGTGCTCTCTCTTATTTGGTACTGTATTTGTATCTATTTACTGTAAcgtattgagatgcagcccaggcCTCTCTTCCCCCTCGCCTTTGGACCACAGACAAGTCCTGCTGTGTAACATGAGTCAGTCTGTTTAATATTTCAGCAGTTAGAGACTGTCTAGCCAGATAcccacgcccccccccccctccccacgaAGGGGAATGGCCCATGGAGCGAGGGACCACAGATGGGTTGGGGAAAGGGGGGTTAATGGAGGGGGCAATGGGGAAGGGGTGAGATAGGGAGGGGCTTTGGCCATAGTGATGACAAGTTTTAATGTGGATGATTCAGGGCTTTCTCTTACAGTTCCATCACACACAGCCAAGTACTAGACCGCTGCTTGTTTAAATGTTACATTGACTCACTGTACGGCCTGTAAAACAAATGTGATGATTTTGGGCTTCTGCAACAAAATTCTGGATAAAGAGCTGTAATAAAATAGTTCATTTGTTGTAGTTActtttgttagtgtgtgtgtgcgtgcgtcagcCACCGCAGCCCAACAACCAAGAtctgtaatgagagaggaacgaGGATGGTTTCATATCTTTAATCAAAAAACATCACTCCAGAATCGACGTCAAACAGTAAAACATATCAACCTTATAATACAACCAGTTAACTTTTTGGCACTTCATATAAGGGACTACTAATACATGGGTGCAAATGAACTACCATTCCACTCCACATGGAGTCAAATAGAACCACTCTGTTTCAACTCTGACTTAAGTCCCGTTGATGCAGATAACTGGCAAGACAACAAACGTCAGCGGCGTCTGCAACAAACTAATCTGGTATCCCAAGCAGGAACACTACAGCCTAGATTAAATCCGGACCGTGGAAGATCTACACTATagcgtgattgaaatttaaaggcaatggttCCGCATTCATGGAGACTCCATTCACGGGAAACGCAACATACGTCGGCTCAAttggaaattacctttacatttcaatcGCGCTATAACGCGTATCTTCAGCAGTCTGGATTTAATCTAGCCCTAAATTAGCTAACTTTGACACATATTCAGAAATAGACATAACTATTGCTTTTCTAATTTGTTTAAAAATGTCAACTTTGGAGTCAATTATACCATGTTTGATTTCAAGTCTACCTTTCTTTATGAAGTTGGAATGTAAAGTTAATTCAGAATATTATGAAATTTAGCTGGCTAACTCTTTGATCCTGCTTTGTGCCATACCCCCTTGTCTGTGCCATATATACTGTCTCCAATACAGGCCTATGGCTTCAACTCAAGTCTCCCCGATAGAGGTtggggtagggaaggagggagggggtgttcttttctcctgtgtgtctaacacacacagactgcattCCCCTCACATCAATGGAGCATTATGCTCATTATGTCACAAAAGCCTTACATTAAAGAGTTTCTCTCTGACCTCGTGCTAAACATTTACAATGTCTGTGTTTATGGAGTAGTTTATCAGAGTCCCCTTGAGACAGTTAATGGACTGCATGCTAATGGTAGCGGCTAGCACTGACTGACTTGGGCAACAAGTTACCCTCATGTCAAGTAGCTACATGATTAAACCAATGAATGAATTGTATTGAAAAACAACTGGCCAAACTCAGTTGGAAACACTGCTGCTGAATCTGCCCAAGGCTCTTCCTTACTAAGACATGTTAGAACATAGGTCTGGGCCTGGCTGTGagaactacagtaacagacaaaCCAGCCTTAGAGTTCACAACACGTGCTTTGAAATGTAGAATTCTAACAGGCATGGAATGTATTGAGCCGCCATTGAGGATGCTTTTCTCTGTATTGTACTCTGTAAATAGCTCTAGTGGGGTGGAAGAGTCCATTCAGGCTTTATATAAAGATAAATGTACTAAAGATACTCAGAGAGACAACCTCCCCCTTACAAGTGTGACTGACCAGGTTTGAACCCAGGTTGTCTGCAGGCCACAAGGCTGTGTTAGCCCAATGAACTAACACCACCAGAGACTCCCAATAGAGAAACAAAATGAAAAATAACAAGCAGGATCTTTAGAGAGGAACTAGTTTCCATGGAAACACTCAACTTAAATACCCCCaaaccacccccccacccccacatacGCACGTGCATGCTCGCTCAACCAtgcacagacacgcacgcacacacagacacacacacacatacatgtcctcTGTAACGTAAAGTGCAACCGTACTGTACAACACTATATAGCCAGGCACAAGTAGCCTCTAACTAGTGATGAAAGAGAGGATCCCTCGTTACCGAACACTCAACCAAAACACAGCTGACAGAGTGCACGCTTGAATATAGAAGGTAGAATGTAGAAGTGGGAATGCTGCTGATGAAACTTCGGATCCACATAGACCAGGAAAAGAGCTGGTCACACTCACACAGAAACCCCCTGTTGCTCACAGAGACACAAAGGTGGTGAGGGAATGCCAGGGATGCATCACAATGGTCTAAAATGcgcctccctctcctcatctcctccatctGCACTGATTTGAAAACACAGGGTCGATAAAAGCTATATGGAGGATGCCTATCAGCAACTGGCTTTCACCAGTGTCCATGGCTCATGTCAGTGCGGATAAAAGAAAGGATATGAGGACAGGGGACAAGGAGAGAAGGCCAGGTTGGACTATAGAGACGCAGCCCCAGTTCAGAGGGAGAAGGTCTGTGGGAGTCTGGCTGTTCCATCAGGTCAGACTGTGTCCTCCATCATCATCAGTAGCTGTACATGGACAGGGGAGTATCCTCCATCATATCATCCTAAACAGGGGAAAACACAACAGGATGTAAATGGTGAGCGCTGGTCAAGCGCTGGTCAAGTGAAGTAAACGTGGTGAGTGAAGTAAACGCTAATGCTAACAATGGCTACTTAGTGTAATAGCTCACAAAAGAAGACTGATGCTTACGCAAGTCTTcaggtttagtttagtttattttatttttacagggacagtgcacattaatcaacgtttcagtaaaatggccggttttagccagccggctaattttcaaccgcagtccctgggcaggttattaaaaacaattacaatatagacaatagcaccatagaacaagcaagacatagcaacataggactagcaagacatagcatacagacagagcaacatagaacaaaaagcagcaaaacaaaattcataaaagcaacaaagtgtttccacacctcacaagctacagacaacagacaacatggaaagcggcaacacacagctagggaccatgttcacaaatctgattgacctttagccaggtcttcaagcattttgtgaaagtgtgatatgtggtgcagttatgtgtgtctgatggcagtgtattccagacatgggaagctctcacagagaatgcagatttactaaaggtgcttttccttaggggaactatacagtcacctctcatggcagaccttgtggatctgctgccatatgtctgggtttgctgtttaacaaaaatattgagtggagggggagccaggccattaaggattttgaatacaagacatgcatcggtgtattgcacaagattttcccaactcaagagctcatgctttctaaggatgtgacaatgatgatggctattgggcttcctatcaagcactttgagagcctgtttgtagacagactgaataggttttaatgttgtacagcaagcttgggcccaactagtcaagcagtatgttaagtgggggagtatcatagaattgaagtacagttttgctacctctgtagtcaaacaatttcgtataaatcggaaattagctaggttgaatttggttatttgaattacctttttcacatgctttttaaaagagaggttggaatcaagtatgatgccaaggtacttaaaatcggataccacctggagcttctcccctgacacatagacatctggctcagtagcatctgttgccctctttgtgaagaacatgcaaacagtttttttcacattgagatgcaaacacgagtcactgagccactttgtaacctggaccattacagtagtgagttcttgtgcagcttgttgtttgctctttgcatgcacatatatcactgtatcatctgcatacatttgaacttcagacccagtacagacagaaggcagatcattaatgtacaggctgaacaggaggggccccagtaatgacccttggggcacgcccacatcatagctgaGTGGGCGAcatgagtgggcgacagctcattgctcactctgacacactgagttctgccttcaaggtataatttcatccatctcaaggcatcaggggaaaagttgaacttggacaatcttgtgatgagaatctcatggttaacagtatcaaaagccttccttaggtccagaaacacagccccaacagcaccccctttgtccatcttggacttcacattttccagaagaaagcagttggccgtttctgtggagtgtttcgctctgaagccaaactgcatggagtgtaatgtgaaggggctgttgttgaggtgggcaatcagttgttctgctacacacttttcaacaacctttgacaccacaggtagtatactaatgggcctgtagttactcacgtcagcagggtcgcctgatttaaagatggccgttattatggccgacttccatacccttgaaacacaccgagaccaatagatgtgttggtgaccttagtaatggggccaatgagtgactctttgtagtttttaagaaaggtagagtccatcccaaacacatctttggctttagagttctttagtgagctaatcaccttgttcacctttgactcagaaacctcccttatgatgaagacaggttgagtgtcattcactagcactgagcccaagaaatcagtggaggggttctgtgtcagtaccctgacagagtcaataaagtaggaattgaaggctgttgctatttcaactgcatcctgtgttagattgttattcaccatgatttctagtctttttgcagtgttactatggtctttccctgttaacttttttagattctcccatatcaatttagaatttccctttgcttcaccaattatgttaataaaaaagtttgccttggcctgtctgatttcttttatcaCCTTATTTAGGTCTCattaatgttaatgttaatgtctctTCACCTAACCACTTGTGTTCTACTGTCTCACCATAGGCAGATCCTGGAGCCTGCGGAACTCAGGCCGCTGATCCCGTCGTCGCAGTTTGATGAAGAGGAGCAGGGTGATGATGGCTGCAGTGACGATGAAGACGGACACTAGTCCAGCTAGGAGAGGGTCCAGGGCAGGTCCACCACTATGGAACACTGGTTCCCCTGCTCGGGTGAGGGGaacatattatactatatatacatatataccacaggaggttggtggcaacttaattggggaggacggacttgtggtaatggctgtagtggaattagtggaatggtatccaaAACATCCAACagatggtttccatgtgtttgataccattccatttgctccgttccagccattattatgagccgtcctcccccagcagcctcctgtgatatataacataatatattaaaatattaaatatatcatATTATAAAATATAAACACAAGCTATTAACAGGATCTCTTACAAAGAGAATAAGACAGACTTGATTGTAgggtagtgacagagagagcgagcaagcccGGGGCTTTCTGGGCATAGGACTAAACTGACGCACCCAGCATTGAACTGGCATCCCAACAAAAGCTATGTTGTTCTTTGTTTCCCTGCACAAGTCtgccccaccccacacacacacactccctcctaaACATCTAAGGGTACTATCAGCACCACCACCCCAcaatcatctctctgtctggcaAGTGACAGAGCCAGTCATGGGACTGACGACTGGACCGTTTAGGTTTAGTGTGTGTGGTTTTATTAGACCGGGGTTGGATGTCTCCTCCCTTTATACGCCAGAGAGATCATAGTATATAATATTGTGGTTGCTGCTGTTTGATAACAAATAACAAAACACTagcaacataacacacacacacacatacacaacgaATCCATCTACTCACCATCCACTACATTGAGCTGAGAGGGGATGTCGGCATGCGTTTTAGCCTGGGATGGAGGGCTGCTGGCTGGGTTGGAAGCCGGGAGAGGGGTGATGCTGGATGTCTGGGTCTGTGGCTCAGACGTAGGTAGAGCTGGGGGAGAggcggtggtagtggtggtgggaaAGGGACTGAGGGGCTGTTTAGGCTGGATAGGGTTAGAGGTATCTGGGTCAGGGCTGGAGGTTGAGCTGGGCTGGGGGGCAGTGGAGGTGTTAGTTGGGTGGGTCTCAGGCCTAGTAGGGGCTGGGGAAGCGGTGGTGGTGATGGGTGACTGAGTTTTGGAGGGATGAGGGGCATGGCTggatggagtggtggagtagaCAGGTGTGCGTGTTGGGATGGTGGAAGGTTTGTGAACAAGGactgtggtggtgggtgtgtgtgtagggacagTGTGGTTGTCAGAGGGAGCATCAGAGGGCTGTGCGGTTTCTTCAGTGAGGTTCTCCGGGCCAGGGGTCTTCTCAGGGATGGGAGTGGGGGCAGGGACCCCCACACTGGTGGctagaagagagaagaagaatggtTTTTAAGTGAAATTCAATACAAAGAAAAGAAGGACCCATGAATGTATCAAGTTTACAAATCTTTTTATCAATTAGAAAAGCAATTGATAGGTGAAAAGTCACAGTCAATATCTGCATAAAAAAACATTCAACAAGAAAAAACACAGTtgaacgcacacaaacacactcgaATTAGCAGTGTATCTTCTAACTCCCAGccagaggacacagaggagagacaagCAGCAGTGTTGTGATGAGATAATATATACCTGTAAAACCTCCCAgaggatacagatacagagagtggGTGAAGTGCAGGTGGTGGGGGTGTATGATTGCAATgagccaatgtgtgtgtgtgtgtgtgtgtgtgtgtgtgtgtgtgtgtgtgtgtgtgtgtgtgtgtgtgtgtgtgtgtgtgtgtgtgtgtgtgtgtgtgtgtgtgtgtgtgtgtgtgtgtgtgtgtgtgtcaggctccAAACTTTCTCACCTTTCTGTGCGAAATCACACTGCATTTAATCACAgcacatctttcctcctcctcttccaccccccTCTAGTTCTACACTCTGCCCTCTTCCTGTATGCCTAACAACTTGCTGTTAATTCTCTGTTAATTCTCTCATGATCTTGTTTTTTTCCCTTAAGTTCTTCTGTCTATCTCATGTCTCTCTTTGTGCTCTAGTTAATAAACCCAACAGTATTCTCCTTTTAAGGACCATGTTCTGtcttctagtgtgtgtgtgtgtgtgtgtgtgtgtgtgtgtgtgtcatcacagcCCAGGCACAGCTCTCCACTCTGCTTGTGCTGTGTCTGACTATGTTGTGGCTTCTAAGTACCCCTTATCTAAGGTGGTATGGCTCTAAATAGACTGAGAACAAGCTGAACCATTTATCTTAAACAAATTATATGTTTACATGTCAAATTTGAAATGGTATTTTTGTTAAATAATAAAGTAGTCCTCCGAACCAATACAATTCCATTCATTCTATTTTTTATcttatacagtacatttaccTGGGACCTCTTTTACCACTACGACTGCTGTGTcgttgctactgctactgctgctgttgctactgctgctgttgttgttggagAGCCCTCCATCAGTGAGGTTGCTGGCTGGCTTTGGGGAGTCTGTgctggggagggacagagagcctggaggagagggagaacctCCAGGGAGGGGTGCCTGAACAGCCCCGGACATACCTAGGGTCAGAGGTCCAtctgagggagaggagtgagcaCCAGGGTCCTGGCCTGGAAAAGAGAGACAATCAGGGTGACATTTTGACGTTCAGTTAATATGAGTGTGTTGCTGAAGCAGTGCACAATAAGGAATGATGTGAGGAAAGTCATCAAATAGTATTTTCATGATCTCTGAAATAAGCCAATCTGTGAATGATGCATTTCTTCAGTCAGATAGTCCTTGTTTTCCAGAAGAATGACATATCTATTAGATCCCTTCAGGACCAGTTAGGATCATTTCTACCAACTCCTCCTGAGAAGGGGAGGCTGCTCTATTTTTAAAGAAGtgtagacagagaggatagatggTCTACTGGAATAGATGGTGAGGCAGAATACAGATGTAACATGTATTATTCAACTCTGGTCTATGTCTGCTAAAGAGGAGACATTGGGGACATGCTGAGAAGTGGATTCCTTTTACATTTTAAAAGACTGCCGTCACGTAAAATATGCATTTTCAAACACCactatctgtgactgtctgttGCGCTGACATTTGCAGTTAAACAACACGATTCCTATGCAATTAAGGAAAGCTTGATCCAAAGTGAGCTGACATTTGGAACCCAAACAATAGCTAACCAGTAACCCTCAATAACAAATTTAAGAAGATGA of Oncorhynchus gorbuscha isolate QuinsamMale2020 ecotype Even-year linkage group LG15, OgorEven_v1.0, whole genome shotgun sequence contains these proteins:
- the LOC123996890 gene encoding proline-rich receptor-like protein kinase PERK2; protein product: METKIHVALCALILSLGSIVEGQDPGAHSSPSDGPLTLGMSGAVQAPLPGGSPSPPGSLSLPSTDSPKPASNLTDGGLSNNNSSSSNSSSSSSNDTAVVVVKEVPATSVGVPAPTPIPEKTPGPENLTEETAQPSDAPSDNHTVPTHTPTTTVLVHKPSTIPTRTPVYSTTPSSHAPHPSKTQSPITTTASPAPTRPETHPTNTSTAPQPSSTSSPDPDTSNPIQPKQPLSPFPTTTTTASPPALPTSEPQTQTSSITPLPASNPASSPPSQAKTHADIPSQLNVVDGEPVFHSGGPALDPLLAGLVSVFIVTAAIITLLLFIKLRRRDQRPEFRRLQDLPMDDMMEDTPLSMYSY